A genomic stretch from Bifidobacterium sp. ESL0769 includes:
- a CDS encoding LutB/LldF family L-lactate oxidation iron-sulfur protein, with product MSDTQMDDTMFKRTGKKTGTMLQYGDPNFVTRVKINEKDKFAHKAISNAQDAQWVKRETARAELGNWEGWRDLGEQIRQQCIRYLPDYLEEFSDNVEKRGGHVFFAQTDVEARDFITDLVKKKQAHKIVKPKSMVTSEIGLDKALLKIPDVKVTETDLAEFILELDNWDEPSHLVFPALHKNRDQVLELFRKIGYTGDNDPQHEARFSRKVLRERFLEADMSITGCNFAVADQGMVNIVTNEGNADLSMSIAPTQVVVMGMERIVPTLREAETMDNMLVRSAVGSKLTSYCSFVSPKLPDEADGPEDFYVVIVDNGRSNALGTEFEPILQCIRCASCLNVCPIYRNIGGKGYGSIYPGPIGVVLSPLLQGDYDEFHDLPYACSLCSACTATCPVKIPLHEMILKHREIEMNDKHMGDLIADTVMKVVGIGTGHSSLFHTALTFDHVAMNTIAKKGIKDPATGRRVPDTAKNLDENGKHEEWMPFVFGGWTKVRDLPEPPAHSKNFRTWFNDRKTKQYKAAGNNEEFNKAQRQILAQNPNTPDFGSYDNSVSARKSAKDGLLERAPLSDATVPVALGSIEEAGTGNYGKKAASAAATNPVLKQAVANNPTNPAAPSDAATDGKKD from the coding sequence ATGAGCGACACCCAGATGGACGACACCATGTTCAAGCGCACCGGCAAGAAGACCGGCACGATGCTGCAATATGGCGATCCCAATTTCGTCACCCGCGTCAAAATCAACGAGAAGGACAAGTTCGCACACAAGGCCATTTCCAATGCGCAGGACGCGCAGTGGGTCAAGCGTGAGACCGCCCGTGCCGAGCTCGGCAACTGGGAAGGCTGGCGCGACCTTGGCGAGCAGATTCGCCAGCAGTGCATCCGTTACCTGCCCGACTACCTCGAGGAATTCTCCGACAACGTCGAAAAGCGGGGCGGGCACGTCTTCTTCGCGCAGACCGACGTGGAGGCGCGTGATTTCATCACCGATCTGGTGAAGAAAAAGCAGGCGCACAAGATCGTCAAGCCGAAGTCCATGGTCACCTCCGAAATCGGGCTTGACAAGGCACTGCTGAAGATACCGGATGTCAAGGTCACCGAAACCGACTTGGCCGAGTTCATTCTTGAGCTCGACAACTGGGACGAACCTTCCCACTTGGTCTTCCCGGCGCTGCACAAGAACCGCGACCAAGTGCTCGAGCTCTTCCGCAAGATCGGCTATACCGGCGACAACGATCCGCAGCACGAAGCCCGTTTCTCCCGCAAGGTGCTGCGCGAGCGCTTCCTCGAAGCCGACATGTCCATCACCGGCTGCAATTTCGCCGTCGCTGACCAAGGCATGGTCAACATCGTCACCAACGAAGGCAACGCCGATCTTTCGATGTCCATCGCCCCCACGCAGGTGGTCGTCATGGGTATGGAGCGTATCGTCCCGACGCTGCGCGAAGCGGAAACAATGGACAATATGCTGGTCCGTTCCGCCGTCGGTTCCAAGCTCACCTCCTACTGCAGCTTCGTTTCGCCGAAGCTTCCCGACGAAGCCGACGGACCCGAGGACTTCTACGTGGTCATCGTCGACAACGGGCGTTCCAATGCACTCGGCACCGAGTTCGAACCGATTCTGCAGTGCATCCGCTGCGCTTCCTGCCTCAACGTCTGCCCGATCTACCGCAACATCGGCGGCAAGGGCTACGGCTCCATCTATCCGGGGCCCATCGGCGTCGTGCTCTCCCCGTTGCTGCAAGGCGACTACGACGAGTTCCACGATTTGCCGTATGCGTGCTCGCTGTGTTCGGCCTGCACCGCGACCTGCCCGGTCAAGATTCCGCTGCACGAGATGATTCTGAAACACCGCGAGATCGAGATGAACGACAAGCACATGGGCGACCTGATCGCCGACACCGTGATGAAGGTCGTCGGTATTGGCACCGGCCATTCCTCGCTCTTCCACACCGCGCTCACCTTCGATCACGTCGCGATGAACACCATCGCCAAGAAGGGCATCAAGGATCCGGCCACCGGACGACGCGTTCCCGACACCGCCAAGAACTTGGACGAAAACGGCAAGCATGAGGAATGGATGCCGTTCGTCTTCGGCGGGTGGACCAAGGTCCGCGACCTGCCGGAACCGCCGGCCCATTCCAAGAACTTCCGCACGTGGTTCAACGACCGCAAGACCAAGCAGTACAAGGCCGCAGGCAACAACGAGGAGTTCAACAAGGCACAGCGGCAGATTCTGGCGCAGAATCCCAACACCCCCGACTTCGGCTCGTACGACAACAGCGTTTCGGCGCGCAAATCCGCAAAGGACGGCCTCTTGGAGAGGGCGCCATTGAGCGACGCAACCGTGCCGGTGGCTTTGGGATCGATCGAGGAGGCCGGAACCGGCAATTACGGCAAGAAGGCTGCTTCTGCAGCTGCCACCAACCCGGTGCTGAAACAAGCCGTGGCGAACAATCCGACGAATCCGGCCGCGCCGAGCGATGCCGCAACAGATGGAAAGAAGGACTGA